The window GCACATCTTTCTGGTGTCTAAGATAGTTAATATAATGGATAAAATAAGACATTTACCGCATCAAAGGATCTTTTTATATTTCATTAATATATTTATAATATCTATAATTTTTCCACAATCTATATATGCAAAAAAAACAATACAAGTTACAAATTTATTTGCCATTGTAGATATAGGATCAGAAATAGATCATAAAGTAGGTATTATAAATATGAATAATGAATGGATTGTAGAACCTTTATATTCGAAAATTATCGTTTTTGAAAGAGAAAATGTTTATAATTTATGTAATAAAAACAATAAATATGCATTTATTGATGGACAAGGACAGTGGATACTTGACCCAAAAATTAATCCTTGTGAAGTTGGGGCTTTTAACGAAGAACTTGCCAAAGCAAAACATGAAAGTAAGTGGGGGTTTATTGATAAAAAAGGGCAATGGGTTATACCTCCTGAATTTGATTTCGTACTTTCTTTTATTAATGGACTGGCGATAGCAGATAAAGAAGGAAAGTGGGGATTTATTGATAAGAAAGGTCATTGGATTATTGAGCCTAATTACGATAGTCTACTTGATTGTTGGGAGTTATCAGCCACAATATATACTAAAAGTGATTGTACGTATTTCAAGGAAGGATTGGCTGGAGCAGAAAAAGGAGGAAAGTGGGGATTTATTGATAAGAAAGGTCATTGGATTATTGAGCCAAAATTCGAATATATTACATTTTTCAGTGAAGGTTTAGCCGCAGCAAAAGAAAAAGGAAAATGGGGGTATATAGATAAAAAAGGTCATTGGGTTATCGCACCGAAATTTGAAGAACCTGGTGATTTTAAGGATGGTTTAGCAATTGTTAAATCAGGTATTCATTGGTGGAGATTTATAGATAAAAATGGCCGTTTCGTTAATGATCCTGAAATTAGTGTTGTTCATCCTTTCAGGGAGGGTATAGCAGCTGCAGAAATAGACGGTAAGTGGGGATTTATAGATAAAAATGGTCATTGGGTTATTCCTCCTGATTTTGATTTTCTTCTTTATTTTAGTGATGGCCTGGCAAAAGCAGAAATAGACGGTAAGTGGGGATTTATAGATAAAAATGGTCATTGGGTAATCCCTCCTGAATTTGATAACGTTAAATCGTTCGTTTTTGGTATAGCCCCAGTAAAAAAAAATGGTAAATGGGGTCTCATAGATTGTCAGGGAAAATTGATTATTCATCCACAATACAATAAAATAGATTTAATTGAGAGATAGACAAACAATAATATATAAAAAAGGCAAAATTGATTTTACTATAAATATTTTTGTGCAATTACTGTAAAAAATTTTTCGTTAGATAATGCAATATAATTTGATTAATTTTCCTAAATAATTTATAATTAACCTATAGTTGAAGGTAAATTTAATAAATATATATTTTAATCTCTTGGGTTTAATTCCCCGCAGCTTGCTGCGGCTTTCCTTTCCCGCAGCATTGCTGCGTCTTCCTGGCTTTTTCTTCTCTTGTCACCCGATATTATGAGGATTACAATAACGCAAAAAAAATAAGGATTTGAGATTTTTGCGACAGTATGTAAAGATACAAATGAAATATGATATCAAATTACTAAAAAAAGCAAGTAAAACTAAAGTAAAAAATATATCCTAAAATGCTACTATTATTTTAGAGAGGCTACAAATAGGCAGTCTTCTCTTCTAAGATACCCCTCAGTCTTGCTGTGGGGTAGTTCATTTGATCGAAAAATAATTTAAATATTTTTAGATATGGATACTTTATATGCCCACAAATGATTATATATACTCTAGTATAGCTGAATCACTAAGAGCAAATGTAATTGCAGAAATATTATATCAAACTAAATCTATAAAT of the Bacteroidales bacterium genome contains:
- a CDS encoding WG repeat-containing protein is translated as MNNEWIVEPLYSKIIVFERENVYNLCNKNNKYAFIDGQGQWILDPKINPCEVGAFNEELAKAKHESKWGFIDKKGQWVIPPEFDFVLSFINGLAIADKEGKWGFIDKKGHWIIEPNYDSLLDCWELSATIYTKSDCTYFKEGLAGAEKGGKWGFIDKKGHWIIEPKFEYITFFSEGLAAAKEKGKWGYIDKKGHWVIAPKFEEPGDFKDGLAIVKSGIHWWRFIDKNGRFVNDPEISVVHPFREGIAAAEIDGKWGFIDKNGHWVIPPDFDFLLYFSDGLAKAEIDGKWGFIDKNGHWVIPPEFDNVKSFVFGIAPVKKNGKWGLIDCQGKLIIHPQYNKIDLIER